The Cellulomonas fulva genome includes a window with the following:
- a CDS encoding phage holin family protein → MTTHTAPPNPERSLGQLVSDLSEQTSRLVRAEIDLAKAEVTGRLKLVGAGAGLLAVAGLLALYLLAALIATAIIVLDLWLDLWLAALIVTVVLLLVVLVLALLGLKSLKKGNPPTPARAIENVQQDVAAVKEGVQR, encoded by the coding sequence ATGACGACGCACACGGCACCGCCGAACCCCGAACGCTCTCTCGGCCAGCTCGTCAGCGACCTGAGCGAGCAGACCTCGCGACTGGTCCGGGCCGAGATCGACCTGGCGAAGGCCGAGGTGACGGGGCGGCTGAAGCTGGTGGGAGCGGGGGCCGGGCTGCTGGCCGTCGCCGGGCTCCTGGCGCTGTACCTGCTGGCAGCGCTGATCGCGACGGCGATCATCGTGCTCGACCTGTGGCTCGACCTGTGGCTCGCGGCGCTGATCGTCACCGTGGTCCTGCTGCTCGTCGTGCTGGTGCTGGCCCTGCTGGGGCTGAAGAGTCTGAAGAAGGGCAACCCGCCGACGCCCGCGCGCGCGATCGAGAACGTGCAGCAGGACGTCGCGGCGGTCAAGGAGGGTGTGCAGCGATGA
- the purF gene encoding amidophosphoribosyltransferase: MAPRADGRLNHDLLPDEKGPQDACGVFGVWAPGEEVAKLTYFGLYALQHRGQESAGIATSNGSQLLVYKDMGLVSQVFDETALNALQGHIAIGHARYSTTGASNWENAQPTLGPTAAGTVALGHNGNLTNTAELVELVAERYGSQRRGELARGNTTDTALVTALLAGDPDHTLEATALEVLPRLRGAFSLVFMDERTLYAARDPQGVRPLVLGRLERGWVVASETPALDIVGASYVREVEPGEFIAIDADGLRSTKFATAERAGCIFEYVYLARPDTTIAGRSVHAARVAMGRRLAVEHPVEADLVIPVPESGTPAAVGYAQESGIPFGQGLTKNAYVGRTFIQPSQTLRQLGIRLKLNPLRDVIRGKRLVVVDDSIVRGNTQRALIRMLRESGAAEVHVRISSPPVKWPCFYGIDFASRAELIANGLSPAEIAASLGADSLGYISEEGLIEATEQPAHQLCTACFSGRYPIELPPADRLGKHLLEQNELPLGAPEDGLVSIIPGAGAATALEQP; this comes from the coding sequence GTGGCCCCCCGCGCAGACGGTCGACTGAACCACGATCTCCTCCCCGACGAGAAAGGCCCCCAGGACGCCTGCGGCGTCTTCGGTGTCTGGGCTCCCGGCGAGGAGGTCGCCAAGCTCACCTACTTCGGGCTGTACGCGTTGCAGCACCGCGGGCAGGAGTCCGCGGGCATCGCGACGAGCAACGGCTCCCAGCTCCTGGTCTACAAGGACATGGGCCTGGTCTCGCAGGTGTTCGACGAGACCGCCCTCAACGCCCTGCAGGGGCACATCGCGATCGGGCACGCCCGCTACTCGACCACCGGCGCGAGCAACTGGGAGAACGCCCAGCCGACGCTCGGTCCCACGGCCGCGGGCACGGTCGCGCTCGGCCACAACGGCAACCTGACCAACACCGCGGAGCTCGTCGAGCTGGTCGCGGAGCGGTACGGCAGCCAGCGCCGCGGCGAGCTCGCGCGCGGCAACACCACGGACACCGCGCTCGTGACCGCCCTGCTGGCGGGCGACCCGGACCACACCCTCGAGGCCACGGCGCTCGAGGTCCTGCCCCGGCTGCGCGGCGCGTTCAGCCTGGTGTTCATGGACGAGCGCACGCTCTACGCCGCGCGGGACCCGCAGGGCGTGCGGCCGCTGGTCCTGGGCCGCCTCGAGCGCGGCTGGGTCGTCGCCTCGGAAACGCCCGCGCTGGACATCGTCGGCGCCAGCTACGTCCGCGAGGTCGAGCCGGGCGAGTTCATCGCGATCGACGCCGACGGTCTGCGCTCGACGAAGTTCGCGACGGCCGAGCGCGCGGGCTGCATCTTCGAGTACGTCTACCTGGCCCGGCCGGACACGACGATCGCGGGCCGCTCGGTGCACGCGGCGCGCGTCGCGATGGGTCGTCGGCTGGCCGTCGAGCACCCGGTCGAGGCGGACCTGGTCATCCCCGTGCCGGAGTCCGGCACGCCCGCCGCGGTGGGGTACGCGCAGGAGTCCGGCATCCCGTTCGGGCAGGGCCTGACCAAGAACGCCTACGTGGGCCGCACGTTCATCCAGCCGTCGCAGACGCTGCGCCAGCTCGGCATCCGGCTCAAGCTCAACCCGCTGCGGGACGTGATCCGCGGCAAGCGCCTGGTGGTGGTGGACGACTCGATCGTGCGCGGCAACACGCAGCGCGCCCTGATCCGCATGCTGCGGGAGTCCGGCGCGGCCGAGGTGCACGTGCGCATCTCCTCGCCGCCCGTCAAGTGGCCGTGCTTCTACGGCATCGACTTCGCGAGCCGAGCCGAGCTGATCGCCAACGGCCTGTCGCCCGCCGAGATCGCGGCGTCGCTGGGCGCCGACTCCCTGGGCTACATCTCGGAGGAGGGCCTCATCGAGGCGACGGAGCAGCCCGCGCACCAGCTCTGCACCGCGTGCTTCTCCGGCCGCTACCCCATCGAGCTGCCGCCCGCCGACCGGCTCGGCAAGCACCTGCTGGAGCAGAACGAGCTCCCGCTCGGCGCGCCCGAGGACGGGCTCGTCTCGATCATCCCCGGCGCTGGCGCCGCGACCGCACTGGAGCAGCCGTGA
- a CDS encoding winged helix DNA-binding domain-containing protein, with protein MPAAARPVPGLVVDVAQRRARLARRHGLVVPFDDAPTASRQLVALHGTDASGPYVASWARVPGFTTSDLDAALFEDRTLVRHLAMRRTLWVADAALLPALVAGPGARVAGQERRRLVKELDLDPAGDGDGEAWLDAAAARVVAHLADGRPRTATELRAELPELGRTVVAGPGTRWSTTMPALPRVLTYLAARGVLLRGPNRGGWTSSRPAWTLPETWLGAPVAQVDADAAHDELVGRWLRAFGPGTERDVTWWLGSTLTAVRRSLVTLGAVPVLLPPEVPTVGAGGAGGPGASGDAGEIGYLLPDDLDPVPDVGPWVALLPGLDPTTMGWAGRDWYLGPHASEVVDSVGNAGPTAWVDGRVVGAWAAATGVVELALLEDVGRRARAAIDAEVARLTAWLAGGRVAPSFPSPLFGGRRAAGTVGRTG; from the coding sequence GTGCCTGCTGCTGCCCGTCCGGTCCCCGGTCTCGTCGTCGACGTCGCGCAGCGGCGTGCCCGCCTCGCCCGTCGTCACGGGCTCGTCGTGCCGTTCGACGACGCGCCGACCGCCTCCCGCCAGCTCGTCGCGCTGCACGGGACGGACGCGTCGGGGCCGTACGTCGCGTCGTGGGCCCGCGTCCCCGGCTTCACGACGAGCGACCTCGACGCCGCGCTGTTCGAGGACCGCACCCTGGTGCGCCACCTCGCGATGCGCCGGACGCTGTGGGTCGCCGACGCGGCGCTGCTGCCGGCGCTCGTCGCGGGCCCGGGCGCGCGGGTGGCCGGCCAGGAGCGGCGCCGGCTGGTCAAGGAGCTGGACCTCGACCCCGCGGGCGACGGGGACGGCGAGGCCTGGCTCGACGCCGCGGCGGCGCGCGTCGTCGCGCACCTGGCGGACGGACGGCCGCGGACCGCGACCGAGCTGCGTGCGGAGCTCCCGGAGCTCGGGCGCACGGTCGTCGCGGGGCCCGGCACGCGGTGGTCGACCACCATGCCGGCGCTGCCGCGCGTGCTCACGTACCTCGCCGCGCGCGGCGTCCTGCTCCGCGGTCCCAACCGGGGCGGCTGGACGTCCTCGCGGCCCGCCTGGACGCTCCCGGAGACCTGGCTCGGCGCGCCCGTCGCGCAGGTCGACGCGGACGCGGCGCACGACGAGCTGGTCGGCCGGTGGCTGCGCGCGTTCGGGCCCGGGACGGAGCGGGACGTGACCTGGTGGCTGGGCTCGACGCTGACCGCCGTCCGGCGCTCGCTCGTGACGCTCGGCGCGGTGCCGGTCCTGCTGCCCCCGGAGGTCCCGACCGTCGGCGCGGGCGGTGCGGGTGGGCCGGGCGCGTCCGGTGACGCCGGCGAGATCGGCTACCTGCTGCCGGACGACCTAGACCCCGTCCCCGACGTGGGGCCGTGGGTCGCGCTGCTGCCCGGCCTGGACCCGACGACCATGGGGTGGGCCGGGCGGGACTGGTACCTGGGCCCGCACGCCTCCGAGGTCGTGGACTCGGTCGGCAACGCCGGCCCGACCGCCTGGGTGGACGGGCGTGTGGTCGGCGCGTGGGCCGCGGCGACGGGGGTCGTCGAGCTCGCCCTGCTCGAGGACGTGGGTCGCCGCGCGCGGGCCGCGATCGACGCGGAGGTCGCCCGCCTCACGGCGTGGCTGGCGGGCGGCCGGGTGGCACCGTCGTTCCCGTCGCCCCTGTTCGGGGGACGACGCGCGGCGGGCACGGTCGGCCGCACCGGGTGA
- a CDS encoding LLM class flavin-dependent oxidoreductase produces the protein MTSERPRVGIVLLPQERWATQRDRWRQAEEWGFDHAWTYDHLAWRTLVDEPWFATVPLLAAAAEATSTIGLGTFVANPNFRHPVPFAKDVMGLDDVSGGRFLLGIGAGGEGFDATVTGPAPTRGERTRRFVEFVGLLDELLTHPVTEHAGEFYTADGARMVPGTVAQPRPPFLVAAAGPRTMTLAAQRGQGWITYGASYATEDGAADSPAVAQERWWAALAEQVAAFDEIERAHRPGDVPLRRYLSLDGAPVYSLTSLELALEGVERAAALGFTDVVVHWPREDGVYAGRESTLEAFAARL, from the coding sequence ATGACGAGCGAGCGACCGCGGGTGGGGATCGTGCTGCTGCCGCAGGAGCGGTGGGCGACCCAGCGCGACAGGTGGCGGCAGGCGGAGGAGTGGGGCTTCGACCACGCCTGGACCTACGACCACCTGGCGTGGCGCACGCTCGTCGACGAGCCGTGGTTCGCCACGGTCCCGCTGCTCGCGGCCGCGGCCGAGGCGACGAGCACGATCGGCCTCGGCACGTTCGTCGCGAACCCCAACTTCCGGCACCCCGTGCCGTTCGCCAAGGACGTGATGGGGCTCGACGACGTGAGCGGCGGGCGGTTCCTGCTGGGGATCGGCGCCGGGGGCGAGGGGTTCGACGCGACGGTCACGGGACCGGCGCCGACCCGCGGCGAGCGCACGCGACGGTTCGTCGAGTTCGTCGGGCTGCTCGACGAGCTGCTGACGCACCCGGTCACCGAGCACGCGGGCGAGTTCTACACCGCGGACGGTGCCCGGATGGTCCCCGGGACGGTCGCGCAGCCCCGCCCGCCGTTCCTGGTCGCCGCGGCCGGCCCGCGGACCATGACGCTCGCGGCGCAGCGCGGTCAGGGGTGGATCACCTACGGCGCCAGCTACGCGACCGAGGACGGGGCGGCGGACAGCCCGGCGGTCGCGCAGGAGCGCTGGTGGGCGGCGCTCGCCGAGCAGGTCGCGGCGTTCGACGAGATCGAGCGCGCGCACCGGCCGGGCGACGTGCCGCTGCGGCGCTACCTGAGCCTGGACGGCGCGCCCGTGTACTCGCTGACCTCGCTCGAGCTGGCGCTCGAGGGGGTCGAGCGCGCGGCGGCGCTCGGCTTCACCGACGTCGTCGTGCACTGGCCGCGGGAGGACGGCGTCTACGCGGGCCGGGAGAGCACGCTGGAGGCGTTCGCCGCGCGGCTCTGA
- the purM gene encoding phosphoribosylformylglycinamidine cyclo-ligase, whose product MTHPTDAAQAAPITYATAGVDTEAGDKAVELMKDAVRATHGARVLGGVGGFAGLYDASFLTRYRRPLLATSTDGVGTKVAIAQALDVHHTIGFDLVGMVVDDIVVVGAEPLFMTDYIATGRVVPERIADVVRGIAEACSVAGTALVGGETAEHPGLLAPDEYDVAGAATGVVEADELLGPERVREGDVLVALASSGLHSNGYSLVRAVVRAAGWGLERHVDELGRTLGEELLEPTRVYASDCLAIARRAGVAGVHAFSHVTGGGLASNVARILPAGLVADVDRGGWTLPPVFSLVQRLGQVPWTDLEGTLNLGVGMVAVVAPEAVDGVLAQAAELGLPAWPLGAVRAVDDERDVVGAPGFVSGTKGVDGGAVRLTGSYRV is encoded by the coding sequence GTGACCCACCCGACCGACGCCGCGCAGGCGGCGCCGATCACCTACGCCACCGCGGGCGTCGACACCGAGGCGGGCGACAAGGCCGTCGAGCTCATGAAGGACGCGGTGCGCGCGACGCACGGTGCCCGCGTGCTCGGGGGAGTGGGCGGCTTCGCCGGGCTCTACGACGCGAGCTTCCTGACCCGGTACCGCCGGCCGCTCCTCGCGACGTCGACCGACGGCGTGGGCACCAAGGTCGCGATCGCGCAGGCGCTCGACGTGCACCACACGATCGGGTTCGACCTGGTCGGCATGGTGGTCGACGACATCGTCGTGGTCGGCGCCGAGCCGCTGTTCATGACCGACTACATCGCCACCGGCCGCGTGGTGCCCGAGCGCATCGCGGACGTGGTCCGCGGCATCGCCGAGGCGTGCTCCGTCGCCGGGACTGCCCTGGTGGGCGGCGAGACCGCCGAGCACCCGGGTCTGCTGGCGCCCGACGAGTACGACGTGGCGGGCGCCGCGACGGGCGTCGTCGAGGCCGACGAGCTCCTGGGCCCGGAGCGGGTCCGCGAGGGCGACGTCCTGGTCGCGCTCGCGTCGAGCGGCCTGCACTCGAACGGGTACTCGCTGGTGCGGGCCGTCGTCCGGGCCGCGGGCTGGGGCCTCGAGCGGCACGTCGACGAGCTGGGCCGGACGCTGGGCGAGGAGCTGCTCGAGCCCACGCGCGTCTACGCGTCCGACTGCCTCGCGATCGCCCGCCGCGCGGGCGTCGCCGGCGTCCACGCGTTCAGCCACGTCACCGGCGGGGGGCTGGCCTCGAACGTCGCACGCATCCTGCCCGCCGGCCTCGTCGCCGACGTCGATCGCGGCGGCTGGACGCTGCCGCCCGTCTTCAGCCTGGTGCAGCGGCTCGGCCAGGTGCCGTGGACGGACCTCGAGGGCACCCTCAACCTCGGTGTCGGCATGGTTGCGGTCGTCGCGCCCGAGGCGGTGGACGGCGTGCTCGCGCAGGCCGCCGAGCTCGGTCTGCCGGCGTGGCCGCTGGGTGCCGTGCGCGCGGTGGACGACGAGCGTGACGTCGTCGGGGCGCCCGGGTTCGTCTCCGGCACCAAGGGCGTCGACGGCGGCGCGGTGCGCCTGACCGGGTCCTACCGCGTCTGA
- a CDS encoding DoxX family protein, producing MTSLSTLVRADPPADSLPRMLARVGLGLGLVFAGIGHLTFSREEFQAQVPSWFPVDTDITVLASGAVEIALGSSLVVLPRYRVVLGLVAAAFFVAVFPGNLAQWLEHKDGFGLDTDTKRLVRLFFQPVLVAWALWSTGAFRALRPRRD from the coding sequence ATGACATCGCTCTCCACGCTGGTCAGGGCCGATCCGCCCGCCGACTCCCTGCCCCGCATGCTGGCTCGTGTCGGGCTCGGCCTGGGGCTGGTCTTCGCCGGGATCGGGCACCTCACGTTCTCGCGCGAGGAGTTCCAGGCGCAGGTGCCGTCGTGGTTCCCCGTGGACACCGACATCACGGTGCTGGCGTCCGGCGCGGTCGAGATCGCGCTCGGCTCGTCGCTCGTCGTCCTCCCGCGCTACCGCGTGGTGCTCGGCCTCGTCGCGGCGGCGTTCTTCGTCGCCGTGTTCCCCGGGAACCTCGCGCAGTGGCTCGAGCACAAGGACGGGTTCGGGCTGGACACCGACACCAAGCGCCTGGTGCGGCTGTTCTTCCAGCCCGTGCTCGTCGCGTGGGCGCTGTGGTCCACGGGAGCCTTCCGAGCCCTGCGGCCGCGCCGGGACTGA
- a CDS encoding BldC family transcriptional regulator codes for MTVKPAPNENLLTPSEVATLFRVDPKTVTRWAKAGKLSSIRTLGGHRRYLESEVQALLSGVPQQQRATD; via the coding sequence ATGACCGTCAAGCCCGCTCCCAACGAGAACCTCCTCACGCCCTCCGAGGTCGCGACGCTCTTCCGGGTGGACCCGAAGACCGTCACGCGGTGGGCGAAGGCCGGCAAGCTGTCCTCGATCCGGACGCTGGGCGGCCACCGCCGCTACCTCGAGTCCGAGGTCCAGGCGCTCCTGTCGGGCGTCCCGCAGCAGCAGCGCGCCACCGACTGA
- a CDS encoding DUF3073 domain-containing protein — protein sequence MGRGRQKAKQTKVARELKYFSPDTNYRALEQELSSRGHDLGERRGGGAAVDTDESDEADYGRWVDDER from the coding sequence ATGGGGCGCGGCCGTCAGAAGGCTAAGCAGACGAAGGTGGCCCGGGAGCTGAAGTACTTCAGCCCGGACACCAACTACCGAGCCCTTGAGCAGGAGTTGTCGTCGCGCGGCCATGATCTCGGTGAGCGACGCGGCGGCGGTGCCGCGGTGGACACCGACGAGTCGGACGAGGCGGACTACGGCCGCTGGGTCGACGACGAGCGCTGA
- a CDS encoding cation:proton antiporter produces the protein MDYARLLPVVLVSAVALVVVAAMPAKARLPQVVVLLVGGAVIGPDVLHLSAPADVELLADLGMGFLFLLAGYEIDPGIGRRPTGRLAARSWLTSGVIGLALVAALDSITPFTAWVPLTIALTTTALGVLVPILRDEGLSGTRLGQHAIANGAVGELLPIVGMALFLGTRGTVGALVALVLFAIGVVWLTLAHRRPTFRRLREVIKPLGDGTGQGEMRFTLLLLVALLAWATAMGFDAVLGAFLAGMVLRAWSPVDNQELERKLDTVGWGVFIPVFFVSSGMGLELDALVEHPWLPFAFAGMILVARATPALLWYRRELPVRGRVQLGLYTATTLPLLVALTEIAVDDGSMQAGTAACLVGGGVITVVVFPLLARYVGRETAGASDEGAPDPTGGTPTTPEPAGSPSAAPAAD, from the coding sequence ATGGATTACGCCCGTCTGCTGCCCGTCGTGCTGGTCTCGGCCGTCGCGCTCGTCGTCGTCGCCGCCATGCCGGCCAAGGCGCGCCTCCCCCAGGTCGTCGTGCTGCTCGTCGGCGGCGCGGTCATCGGTCCCGACGTCCTGCACCTGTCCGCACCCGCGGACGTCGAGCTGCTCGCCGACCTGGGCATGGGCTTCCTGTTCCTGCTGGCCGGGTACGAGATCGACCCGGGGATCGGCCGCCGGCCGACCGGCCGCCTGGCGGCGCGGTCCTGGCTGACGTCCGGCGTGATCGGGCTGGCCCTGGTCGCGGCGCTCGACAGCATCACCCCGTTCACCGCGTGGGTCCCGCTCACGATCGCGCTCACCACCACCGCGCTCGGCGTCCTGGTGCCGATCCTGCGCGACGAGGGCCTGTCCGGCACGCGCCTCGGGCAGCACGCGATCGCGAACGGCGCCGTCGGCGAGCTGCTGCCGATCGTCGGGATGGCGCTGTTCCTCGGCACCCGCGGGACCGTCGGCGCGCTGGTGGCCCTGGTGCTGTTCGCGATCGGCGTCGTGTGGCTGACGCTCGCGCACCGCCGGCCGACCTTCCGTCGGCTGCGAGAGGTCATCAAGCCCCTGGGCGACGGCACCGGTCAGGGCGAGATGCGGTTCACCCTCCTGCTGCTGGTCGCGCTGCTGGCCTGGGCGACCGCGATGGGCTTCGACGCGGTGCTCGGGGCGTTCCTGGCCGGCATGGTGCTGCGCGCCTGGTCCCCGGTCGACAACCAGGAGCTCGAGCGGAAGCTCGACACCGTGGGCTGGGGCGTCTTCATCCCGGTCTTCTTCGTCTCCTCCGGCATGGGCCTCGAGCTCGACGCCCTGGTGGAGCACCCGTGGCTCCCGTTCGCGTTCGCCGGGATGATCCTGGTCGCGCGCGCGACCCCGGCACTGCTCTGGTACCGCCGCGAGCTCCCCGTCCGCGGCCGGGTGCAGCTGGGCCTGTACACCGCCACGACGCTGCCGCTCCTGGTCGCGCTCACCGAGATCGCGGTCGACGACGGCTCGATGCAGGCGGGCACCGCCGCGTGCCTGGTCGGGGGCGGGGTGATCACCGTCGTCGTCTTCCCGCTGCTCGCGCGGTACGTCGGACGGGAGACGGCGGGCGCGTCCGACGAGGGTGCGCCCGACCCCACCGGCGGCACGCCGACCACGCCCGAGCCCGCAGGGTCCCCCTCCGCGGCACCCGCCGCTGACTAG
- a CDS encoding phage holin family protein has translation MTSEPAPERRRFLDRFTDPIAERAREKLGQAEDRVRASIQAEIDAVGASVRARAVEVRPSAIAFGVAALLTFFGAALFVTAAVLGLAYALEPWLAALLVGAALVLVASGFAAWGRRHLPRTPRVVVRVTEPTHPAGEQVHPWAD, from the coding sequence GTGACCAGCGAGCCTGCCCCCGAGCGCCGCCGTTTCCTCGACCGGTTCACCGACCCGATCGCCGAGCGCGCCCGCGAGAAGCTGGGCCAGGCCGAGGACCGCGTGCGCGCGTCCATCCAGGCCGAGATCGACGCGGTCGGCGCGAGCGTGCGCGCACGGGCCGTCGAGGTGCGCCCCTCGGCCATCGCCTTCGGGGTGGCGGCGCTGCTCACGTTCTTCGGGGCCGCACTGTTCGTCACCGCGGCGGTGCTGGGGCTCGCGTACGCGCTCGAGCCGTGGCTCGCCGCGCTGCTCGTCGGCGCCGCCCTGGTGCTGGTCGCCTCGGGGTTCGCCGCGTGGGGTCGTCGTCACCTGCCGCGCACGCCGCGCGTGGTGGTCCGCGTCACCGAGCCGACGCACCCCGCGGGCGAGCAGGTCCATCCCTGGGCCGACTGA
- the galE gene encoding UDP-glucose 4-epimerase GalE — protein sequence MTWLVTGGAGYIGAHVVRAFAKVGLDCVVLDDLSSGHRGFVPEGTPFVQGSITDTDLVADTLARHGVVGVVHLAAFKYAGVSVQRPTHTYTQNVTGTVSLLDAMASQGVDAIVYSSSAAVFGTPDTDLVTEQTPTTPQSPYGESKLVGEWLLRDQATAVGLRHTSLRYFNVVGSGTPEIWDTSPHNLFPLVFDALLDGRTPIIKGDDYPTPDGTCVRDYIHVADLADAHVAAAQTLAAGGSLEPAYNLGSGDGMSVREIMTAVARVTGIDFEPVVEDRRPGDPARIVASGELAARDLGWRMTYSVDEMVRTAWEARSAHR from the coding sequence ATGACTTGGCTCGTGACCGGCGGCGCCGGCTACATCGGCGCGCACGTGGTGCGCGCGTTCGCGAAGGTCGGCCTGGACTGCGTGGTCCTGGACGACCTCTCCAGCGGCCACCGGGGCTTCGTGCCCGAGGGCACGCCCTTCGTCCAGGGGTCCATCACCGACACCGACCTGGTGGCGGACACCCTCGCCCGGCACGGCGTGGTGGGCGTGGTCCACCTCGCGGCGTTCAAGTACGCCGGCGTCTCGGTCCAGCGCCCGACGCACACGTACACCCAGAACGTCACGGGGACGGTGAGCCTGCTCGACGCGATGGCGTCGCAGGGCGTCGACGCGATCGTCTACTCCTCCTCCGCCGCGGTGTTCGGCACGCCGGACACGGACCTGGTGACCGAGCAGACCCCCACCACGCCGCAGTCCCCGTACGGCGAGTCCAAGCTCGTCGGCGAGTGGCTGCTGCGGGACCAGGCGACGGCGGTGGGACTGCGCCACACGAGCCTGCGCTACTTCAACGTGGTCGGCTCGGGGACCCCCGAGATCTGGGACACCAGCCCGCACAACCTCTTCCCCCTGGTCTTCGACGCCCTGCTGGACGGCCGCACGCCGATCATCAAGGGCGACGACTACCCGACGCCCGACGGCACGTGCGTGCGCGACTACATCCACGTCGCCGACCTGGCCGACGCGCACGTCGCGGCGGCGCAGACCCTCGCGGCGGGCGGCTCGCTCGAGCCCGCGTACAACCTGGGCTCGGGCGACGGGATGTCGGTGCGGGAGATCATGACGGCCGTCGCGCGCGTCACCGGCATCGACTTCGAGCCCGTCGTCGAGGACCGTCGCCCGGGCGACCCGGCGCGGATCGTGGCCTCCGGCGAGCTGGCCGCACGCGACCTGGGCTGGCGCATGACCTACTCGGTCGACGAGATGGTCCGTACGGCGTGGGAGGCGCGCTCGGCGCACCGCTGA
- a CDS encoding DUF3618 domain-containing protein, whose amino-acid sequence MSDEKSEDTPVVPFTTPEILALEAQIAVTRQQLASTVDEVVTRLDPRTQAAAAAAASRQMVHDALSEDAAPEDQARARKVLGGAVAGVVVLVALVVLRARRHD is encoded by the coding sequence ATGAGCGACGAGAAGTCCGAGGACACGCCGGTCGTGCCGTTCACGACGCCCGAGATCCTGGCGCTCGAGGCCCAGATCGCGGTCACGCGGCAGCAGCTCGCGTCGACCGTCGACGAGGTCGTCACGCGGCTCGACCCGCGGACCCAGGCCGCGGCCGCCGCTGCGGCGTCACGGCAGATGGTGCACGACGCTCTCAGCGAAGATGCGGCACCCGAGGACCAGGCGCGCGCCCGCAAGGTCCTGGGCGGCGCCGTGGCCGGCGTCGTCGTCCTGGTGGCCCTGGTCGTCCTGCGCGCTCGCCGTCACGACTGA
- a CDS encoding metallopeptidase family protein: MVEMSRAEFEDLVRDALDEIPDELARVMDNVVVLVEDDPPPGEEDLLGLYEGVALTERTDSWAAGSLPDRIFVYRNPTLAICDSREDVVEEVAITVVHEIAHHFGIDDDRLHELGWA; this comes from the coding sequence ATGGTCGAGATGTCGCGGGCGGAGTTCGAGGACCTGGTGCGCGACGCGCTCGACGAGATCCCCGACGAGCTCGCGCGGGTCATGGACAACGTCGTCGTGCTGGTGGAGGACGACCCGCCGCCGGGCGAGGAGGACCTGCTGGGGCTGTACGAGGGCGTCGCCCTCACCGAGCGCACGGACTCGTGGGCGGCCGGCTCGCTGCCGGACCGGATCTTCGTCTACCGCAACCCCACGCTCGCGATCTGCGACAGCCGGGAGGACGTCGTGGAGGAGGTCGCGATCACCGTGGTCCACGAGATCGCGCACCACTTCGGGATCGACGACGACCGCCTGCACGAGCTCGGCTGGGCCTGA